From the Delphinus delphis chromosome Y, mDelDel1.2, whole genome shotgun sequence genome, the window ATTTATctggtgttttttttaactttctcaaaGGATTGTCTaatcttttctgtcatttttatccTTAAAGCACCATTATGCAGATTTATCTGCATGTATTTCACAGAGGCTGAAACTCAGCATGGAAATGTTAAATGACCTGCCCAAGGGTATTTAGCTGGTTAGCAGAGTCAAgaccacaaaacaaaacttcttaCTTTCAATTCTGGGTCCATAGTCTTTTAGACATGATTTTAGGTGCTAGACATAAGATAATCCATacttcaaaaggaaaaatgtattgtaggaaaaaagaaagccaaattcAGTCTTCCATAAAATTCAGTCTTTTAAGGGCAGTATTTTCTGAACTGTAAGATGATATCGATTCTTGAATATTTCTCAGTGATAACACAAAATGGCATCCCTGGTTTTGTTGTAACATTGGCAGTGGTAAATGATGACTGTTCATCTTGTCTGTTAGTTAGTTCTTGTTATCTAAAGATCCATTTAGATTTGAAAGTGTGTGGCTTCCAAGGACCTAAATTTACTCAGTCATGACAATGGCTTCCTCTTCTTAACTACTTACAGTCCTGAGTGCAGAGTGTGAATATACATTTGGACTTCAGTGCTTCTATTTttctatagatagataggtagatagataggaaCATAGTTTTAGTTTGGGTCACATATATCAAAccagtattttattatattaaacaaGTGCCAGATACATCTACAGAGTGTTTGTcagagccaggcactgttgtatGTGCATTTTAATCCCCCAAATATTACTGTTGTGAAGGTATAGTTAGTCTCCTGTTttgtagagaagaaaaataggacTCAGAGAAGTAACTTAGCCACTTAGCTAGTAAGATTGACCATTTAATATCAAAgctatgagttttattttttaacatttcatttgcCCCCTACCCCTGTCTGCAACCCAACAGGGGCAGTAAGTAGAGATATTGCAGAAACTAACATCTGTAATGTTAGATACTGTGTATTGCTTTATTGAATCATCTCAATAACCCCATAACCTTGGTTTTAGGAtgatcattttacaaatggaaaagctgagacttaagaaaaagggagggaggtaTGGCTCCTCCCTGCAAGAAACTTGCATTCTAATCTGATAACGATATGACTATTGTACCAATTcatatgcatttttcattttagatttctGAAACAGAAAGTCCTCCTTCTCTAAAGTAAGTTCTTGTTGTTCAGAAGTTATTTAACACTAAGGGAGAAAACCCAAAACGTTGGGCTCGGACCTCTCTAGAGATGAGATTACCGCATTATACGAAAAACTTGAGCcgggggggggaaaaaagaggaaatgccCTGAGTTTGCCTATTGTCTTTTGCTCTAGACCaagatttctcaaccttggcattaATGATATTTGGGGCCACGTAATTCTTTCCTGTGAAGGCCCAGCCTAAATACGTAGGATGTTTAGCTGCATcccggcctctacccactagatgtcagtagcacccTCCTCCAGTTTTGACCACCGagagtgtctccagacattgcccaaTGTCCCCCGGGGTCAGAATCGCTCCctcctttgagaaccactggtccagaAACTGCCTTGGAGCACTCTGTGTCTATCCCGCTGGGGCACTTGTACCAAAAAATCCAAGGTTAAGATCCTGCTTTGGGCAGCTATCTCAGGAAGAGAACCGTCTCCTCTGTAAGAGGAAACCAGAGGCAAGCTTGTTTTTTACGACAAGTGGAGTGCCAGTGACCCTGCCATGCACAGCGGGGGCTGACTGGGCAGCAGCTGCCTTGTCACTTTCGCCAGTCCTCAGACTCATTCTCCGTGGTGGGGTGAGGTGCAGAGGGTCGTTGGTAATGATTTATCTTGATTCGTATTTTGTCCAGCTTTCCTGTTGGTCTCGGTTCTGCCCATCCGTGCTGATTCTAAAGGGCAGAGAGCTGGACCATCCGAATTATACATGTGGGTTCCATCCATCATGCGTGGATAGCTCTTTCTTTGTTATAAGAAGTTTCCTGAGATTTATCAGGGACTTGCCACAAAGACCTGGCGCTTGACTCTGGTAGAAAAATCACCGTCAGTGATGTCATCAGCACCCGTGTGGGACAGAGTGTGCGTGTACACCTTAATATATACAGTGTCATAGCTATTCATGTGGTAGGACTCCAGGGGCCTTAGCAATGCTAACATTCTACCCAGGCTTTGCAGGATGGCTGCCTAATCCTCACAGCTGGCTCACGTAAGAGGTGAACCCAGCACACACGCTTACATGGGACCATATCATCCCCGCAGTGGGATTCCAGCTAGTGTCATCTCGAGGACAGACCCGATGTGCTTTCTCCTAGTGCACCCTCTCTGGGAGAGCGTGGACCTGGTCCCGGGGGGTGAGTGCCAGTCGCCCATCAACGACCGGTGGAGGGACAGTGTCTACGATCCTGGCTTAGAACCACTCACCGTCTCTTACGACCCGACCACCTGCCTCCGCGTCTGGAATAACGGGTACTCTTTCCTCGTGGAACTTGAAGACTCTGCAGATAACTCAGGTGAGAGCCAGACCTGTCTGTGGGCTCATCTGGAGTTAAAGGGACAGTTTCATGTCAGCACAGGCCACATCGCGAGGCCTCCATGGGAGAGGGGACCTCTTTTGTTAGTAGTGGCACGGGACCCACTGGACTCTTTTTTTCATTGTGTgatacacataacatgaaatgTACTCTCTAAGCCTTTTTTTAAGTATATGGTTCAGTAGTATTAactacattcacactgttgtgcaactgtcacctcCATCCATCCTcagaactctgtacccattaaataataactccttaTTTTTCCccgccctccagcccctggcaatgaacattttccttttgtttctatgaatttgacttttgGGTATGTTATCTACATTTTcaagtgtaaaatatacaaatcaagtatttctgatgaaaagttAGCATCCAAATTGATATGTGCTGTATGTATTAAATACACAACATATTTTCAAGACTTAGTAACTTTTCacattgattatatgttgaaatgacaatattttgaatatatttggtaaaataaaatgttttcaaaattaagttcacctgtgtggttttttttttttttaactttttcaatgGAGATCCTAGAAGCTTTAAAATTACCTCTGTGGTTTgcattacatttctatttttaggcACTGGTATAAAAGGATAAAAGcaaataatactaataaatatcagttaaaatgTGAGATTTgataagaatgtattttaaatggaGTAAAAAGATAAAGGCAAACAACTAAGGGAAATTCAGGAAAGGAACTAAACATTTAAGAGTGTGATGTGACTATACATTTGCTGAGTGCTTCATTTATCTCCCATAGAAGTCTCTGTGGTGGACCCTCATCTCCGTTTTTAGATGGAGAAAGTAAAGGTCAGTGAGGTTAAGTGCTTTCCTGCCACGTCATTCAGCTAGCACCTGGAGAACTGGACTGAAGATCTGTGGACCATACTCTGCACAGCACCTCTGAGCTCCTGCAGGTTCCATAGGTACAGGCCTCCTGCAGGCTCCCTGCCTTGGTCCACTCTGGATGCTGAGTGTTTTAAGGATACCCAGGTTTTAGTCTAGTCAAGTATGGTAAGACACACAGACGTGGAAATGGCTATCATGAAGGAAGAATTTTATTATACTCACAAATACCTAAAAAGAGGAGACATGGCATGCCATGCAcggccacatggggaagcaccaggggtggtcaggaggcagagagagcaggggAAGACATGGACAGAACCTTTGTTGTATTTCCATGGGAAGGAATGGGTGAGGCAACATAAGCAGGCTTAGGATTGGCCACTTTGGataatttcagcaggctctgggcATAGAGGCTTCCCCCAGTTGTCTGGTACGTGGCCCTGGGGTGACTAGGGCAGAGGAATAGTAGCTCAGAGTATTAAGAATCCCAAAAAGGAAGTCGTTGGGGTCTGAgctctggattggttggtttgtacATGAAAGGCATGctccctgttgtttgttctctctAGCAATTGACTAACCCTGGGAGAGGTGATCCCTCTAGCATCAGCAAGGCCTCAGATATCAAAGCATCAAATATAGAAACTGGAAAACATAGCTATTGCACTGAAGCTCCTCAGGACTCAGGGGCCTGAACTGAAAGCTGGGCCTTACTACGCGCTGGCTTGCCCTGACAGCTTCAGCCTCCAGAGCCTCTGTGCGCCAAGCACCAGTGAGACCCAGAGGGGGAAGCTGATGGAGTAAGGGACACGTTTTCCTGCAGACTGTGGGTTCCAGCCTATCAGCAAACAGCCTGCTTATTTGTTTTGTATCTACTTTCACTCAGTGATGTTTATAACATTCTAAATTGTCAATTTAAGTGCAGTTCCAGTACTGTGGATTGTTTTTAGGTAATCACCAGGTATCTGACTTTATCTTActttttataatatgttttgtttatttatattctaattcatttttggctgagttgggtcttcgttgctgtgcacaggctttctctagttgcggcgagcaggggctactcttcgttgcagtgcatgggcttctcactgcagtggctttgcttgttgtggagcaccagctctagttgcgcaggcttcagtagttgtggcacgtgggccctagagcacgtggacTTCaatagttgcggctcatgggctcagtagttgcatgcgggctctagagtgcaggctcagtagttgtggcgcacgggcttagttgcttcatggcatgtgggatcttcccggaccagggatcgaacccatgtcccctgaattggcaggcagattcttaaccactgcaccaccagggaagtccaggtgtCTGATTTTAATTCACGTTCTATTATTGAGCAACCGTGGATCTTGGTAGCCAAAGGGATGTGGGTGGGATGTCCTGGAACgaatcccctgcagatactgagggacaactgtatttaGAAAGctgcataggggcttccctggtggagcagtggttaagaatcatcctgccaatgcaggggacacaggttcgagccctggtctgggaagatcccacatgctgtggagcaacaaagcctgtgtgccacaattactgaggctgtgctctagagcccatgagccacaactactgatcccgcacaccacaactactgaagcctgcatgcctagagcccgtgctccacaacaagagaagccaccacaatgagaagcccacgcaccacaacaaagagtaactcccgctcgctgcaactacagaaagcccgtgtgtagcaatgaagacccaatgcaaccaaaaataaataaatatatattttttaatctagaaaGCTGTAGATAGTTCATTTCCCGAGAGTGGGTTTAATTATTCTGTTATTATGCTATCTTTAGTAAGAGAACCCTTTTAAGTACTGTTAAGAGAATTGGACTCGTGAACTTTAACGGGTGATTGAAATCAAGTTTCTGGTGCTCAGAAGAGGCAGATCAAGTTAACAAATGCTCTGTACTACCTGGGTCCTGCCAAGGCCAGCGTCTTTGGGTGTGTAAATGCTGCCTAAGCACCTGTAGGATGGAACAGTAGCACGCTGATAAGGGAATAGTGAGACTTCTGGCTGAGGTcgaaaatgaagattaaaaaaaaagattagttccCAGTGGTGATAGAAAATCCTCCAACTCTACAAAATTGTCTTCACTCTGCTTAACAAGGGCTCCATGTGACAACCACTGGGCTTCAGCAAAATCCCTTTCAGCAGAGGAACAGGAATTCTCTATTTGCATACATTTGGGCTACAGTTTGCTTCCTGTTTCATGATTTGTTCTAGTGTAGGAGAGATAGAGATAAGAAAACTCAGCACGTTCGTGGGGAGTACAATGCCTGTCTGTGAAATTAAACCCAGAGACAGATAGAGGTGGTTTCTGCACCCAGCAGTGTGCCGCCTTCACGCCCAAAGCGCCCTTCATATCTGTAGGGAGGACATTCAGAAGGGAGTATTCAAAACACTGGATAGTTCCTAACCTCAGCACTTTCACCAAAGTTTTAAGAAATACTCCCCAAGACTCCTTTCTGTATCCAGAGCCATTTTGGAAGAATTCTCAATGGTAGCAAGGAAAGAGGTTTCTGGAATTTGTGatcttttacttattcatttaaaatttattttaaaattttgcatttgtttaaacttcttagttttgttttttgggttatttttggccacaccgtgtggcatgcAGACCTTCCCTGATCTGGAATCaagcctgtgccccctgcagtggaagcatagagtcctaatgactggaccaccagggaagtccacaaacTTCTAATTTTTGGGTAGATAAAATTCAGAAGTACAAAAGTATATATGCCATGAAAAACATGCCCTGTTCCTTCTCTCACCAATGACAACATTGTTCTCTGCCTGAGCCCTATGCACCTGGAAAACTGCAGAAAGTTAAGAAATAACCCCATGCTTTCGTGTTCCGGGAAAAGGCTTACTGCAAAGAACCACCTTTCCCCACAGGACTTAGATAAGACTTGTGAACAAACCCTTGTTACATATGACAAGGCCAGACACAGTCTCGAAATTCCcattttttaccttaaaaatgatTCAATGAACTGTTGTACCCACTGATCCATCAGAACAAAATGCTTGACAACCAAACTTTGGTTAAGCTCCTCTCCTTCGCCGAGACCCTGGAGCTTTGGCCCACcctcagccctggtccaggaagatcccacataccatggagcaactaccgtgcaccacaactacagagcctgtgctctagagctcgtgagccacagctactgagcccacgtgccacagcta encodes:
- the LOC132419245 gene encoding carbonic anhydrase 5B, mitochondrial-like, encoding MGSLLLSSILVPASYLGADQDFKLKMVMMSRLRVILQASPCKAQWRRFQIPRSMLARPFSLYTCTYRTWNRALHPLWESVDLVPGGECQSPINDRWRDSVYDPGLEPLTVSYDPTTCLRVWNNGYSFLVELEDSADNSGESQTCLWAHLELKGQFHQLTNPGRGDPSSISKASDIKASNIETGKHSYCTEAPQDSGA